In Saccharothrix violaceirubra, the following are encoded in one genomic region:
- a CDS encoding helix-turn-helix domain-containing protein: MARRRRKHVSQEDVARLIGVSTVWYGKLERGEPGNYSADLLDRTAITLRLNEDERAMLHLCCTGREPAQQTRPAGALSAGLRAVIDRQTWPAYVSDCAWDILAWNAPAQEWFPWIVYEQNLMRWVFTYPEARHQLHRWDTDWAPLMIAQMQFAHARLPDNFRLAALIREILACSAEAREMWSATSAVAVHPDGDVRGLCLPDRDEVIRAEIVALSPLRSSDCRLVMLVPVT; this comes from the coding sequence ATGGCGCGGCGCAGGCGCAAGCACGTCAGCCAGGAGGACGTAGCGCGCCTCATAGGGGTGAGCACGGTCTGGTACGGGAAACTCGAACGCGGTGAACCCGGCAACTACTCCGCCGACCTGCTCGACCGGACCGCGATCACATTGCGGCTCAACGAGGACGAGCGGGCCATGCTCCACCTGTGCTGCACCGGGCGTGAACCGGCGCAGCAGACCCGACCGGCGGGCGCGCTGTCGGCGGGGTTGCGCGCGGTGATCGACCGGCAGACGTGGCCCGCGTACGTGTCGGACTGCGCGTGGGACATCCTGGCCTGGAACGCGCCCGCGCAGGAGTGGTTCCCGTGGATCGTGTACGAGCAGAACCTGATGCGCTGGGTGTTCACCTATCCCGAGGCACGCCACCAGTTGCACCGCTGGGACACCGACTGGGCGCCGTTGATGATCGCGCAGATGCAGTTCGCCCACGCCCGACTGCCGGACAACTTCCGTCTCGCGGCGTTGATCCGGGAAATCCTGGCGTGCAGCGCCGAGGCGCGCGAGATGTGGAGCGCGACGTCGGCCGTGGCGGTCCACCCGGACGGCGACGTGCGCGGCCTGTGCCTGCCCGACCGGGACGAGGTCATCCGCGCGGAGATCGTGGCGCTGTCGCCGTTGCGGTCGTCGGACTGCCGCCTGGTGATGCTGGTGCCGGTCACCTGA
- a CDS encoding gluconokinase codes for MADVVLAIDQGTTATKVSAVDRHAHVLVSAERSHPVRTTPAGEATHDPGEVVDAALDALREVAAAGHHVHALALTGAMHTLLGVDGAGRPVTPSLSWADNRAKDQAQALRDTDLGRRLHRETGTPVHPFAPLAKLAWAGANKITADRWYGLKDHLFRALTGEVATEHSSASGTGLLESATLDWHPDALDFAGIDPEKLPDLRSPLDSAPLTRHVPGVPRDVPVVLGGGDGPLANLGVGATTPGVAAVSLGTSGALRVARDAPIVDERGRTFCYYVAEGLWVVGGAVSNGGIVTQWAADTFGLPAADLLAEAALVPPGARGITALPYLLGERAPWWTSDARSALVGIRHDHGRAEITRALVEGVAQQLALVLDAVRSTADVRTARVTGGAFRSPLWTEVLASALDLDLEVATGDSAVGAALLAWRALEDRPPTPAHRPGRIFRPDKDIAELYRRGRQDVERLYLALR; via the coding sequence ATGGCGGACGTCGTCCTCGCGATCGACCAGGGCACCACGGCGACCAAGGTGAGTGCCGTCGACCGGCACGCCCACGTGCTCGTCTCGGCCGAGCGGTCCCACCCGGTGCGCACCACCCCGGCCGGCGAGGCGACGCACGACCCCGGGGAAGTCGTGGACGCCGCCCTGGACGCGTTGCGCGAGGTGGCGGCGGCCGGGCACCACGTCCACGCCCTCGCCCTGACCGGCGCGATGCACACCCTGCTCGGGGTCGACGGGGCCGGTCGGCCGGTCACCCCGTCCCTGAGCTGGGCGGACAACCGCGCGAAGGACCAGGCGCAGGCTCTGCGCGACACCGACCTCGGCCGGCGGCTCCACCGGGAGACCGGCACGCCGGTCCACCCCTTCGCCCCGCTGGCCAAGCTGGCCTGGGCCGGCGCGAACAAGATCACCGCCGACCGCTGGTACGGCCTCAAGGACCACCTGTTCCGCGCCCTCACGGGAGAGGTCGCCACCGAGCACTCGTCCGCCTCCGGCACCGGGTTGCTGGAGTCGGCCACGCTCGACTGGCACCCCGACGCCCTCGACTTCGCCGGCATCGACCCCGAAAAACTGCCCGACCTGCGCTCCCCGCTGGACTCGGCACCGCTCACCCGGCACGTGCCCGGCGTGCCCCGCGACGTCCCCGTGGTCCTGGGCGGCGGCGACGGTCCGCTGGCCAACCTCGGCGTGGGCGCCACGACACCCGGCGTCGCGGCCGTCTCCCTCGGCACGAGCGGCGCCCTGCGCGTCGCCCGTGACGCGCCGATCGTGGACGAGCGGGGCCGGACGTTCTGCTACTACGTCGCCGAGGGCCTGTGGGTGGTCGGCGGTGCCGTGAGCAACGGCGGAATAGTCACCCAGTGGGCGGCCGACACGTTCGGTCTCCCGGCGGCGGACCTGCTCGCCGAGGCCGCACTGGTCCCACCCGGCGCACGCGGCATCACCGCCCTGCCGTACCTGCTCGGCGAACGCGCGCCGTGGTGGACCTCCGACGCCCGCTCGGCCCTGGTCGGCATCAGGCACGACCACGGTCGCGCCGAGATCACCAGGGCGCTGGTGGAAGGCGTCGCCCAGCAGTTGGCCCTGGTCCTCGACGCGGTCAGGTCCACGGCGGACGTGCGCACGGCCCGCGTCACCGGCGGCGCGTTCCGAAGTCCACTGTGGACTGAAGTGCTGGCGTCCGCCCTCGACCTGGACCTGGAGGTGGCCACCGGCGACTCGGCCGTCGGCGCGGCCCTGCTCGCGTGGCGCGCGCTGGAGGACCGCCCGCCCACCCCCGCGCACCGACCGGGTCGGATATTCCGCCCTGACAAGGACATCGCCGAGCTTTACCGGCGCGGACGGCAGGACGTCGAACGTCTGTACCTCGCCCTCAGGTGA
- a CDS encoding aspartate-semialdehyde dehydrogenase has product MSPVLALVGATGAVGTVMIDIINGRSSVPWGEIRLIASARSAGKKISVRGQELTVIALSPEAFDGVDVAMFDVPDEVSAEWAPIAASRGAVAVDNSGAFRMDPDVPLVVPEVNADKIGERPKGIIANPNCTTLSMMAALGALHREFGLRELVVASYQAASGGGQSAIDRLYGEIEALAGKQVGVRAGDVREVLEAAGLPVSDSPFPAPLALNVVPWAGSLKEEGWTSEELKVRNESRKILGIDDLKVSATCVRVPVVTTHSLAVHATFEREVTVEAAHKIFAAQPSIVLVDDPTTKTFPTPVDVVGQDPTYVGRVRQALDFPNTLDFFVCGDNLRKGAALNTYEIAEELANRL; this is encoded by the coding sequence ATGAGCCCGGTTCTGGCCCTGGTCGGCGCCACCGGTGCCGTGGGCACCGTCATGATCGACATCATCAACGGCCGGTCGTCCGTGCCGTGGGGCGAGATCAGGCTGATCGCGTCCGCGCGCTCGGCCGGCAAGAAGATCTCCGTGCGTGGCCAGGAGCTGACGGTGATCGCGCTGTCGCCCGAGGCGTTCGACGGCGTGGACGTCGCGATGTTCGACGTCCCGGACGAGGTCTCGGCCGAGTGGGCGCCGATCGCGGCGTCGCGCGGTGCCGTGGCCGTGGACAACTCGGGCGCATTCCGCATGGACCCCGATGTGCCGCTGGTGGTGCCCGAGGTCAACGCGGACAAGATCGGCGAGCGGCCGAAGGGGATCATCGCGAACCCCAACTGCACCACGCTGTCGATGATGGCCGCCCTCGGTGCGCTGCACCGCGAGTTCGGCCTGCGCGAGCTGGTCGTCGCGTCCTACCAGGCGGCGTCCGGCGGCGGCCAGTCGGCGATCGACCGGCTGTACGGCGAGATCGAGGCGTTGGCGGGCAAGCAGGTCGGCGTCCGCGCGGGCGACGTCCGCGAGGTGCTCGAGGCGGCGGGTCTGCCCGTGTCCGACTCCCCGTTCCCGGCACCGCTGGCGCTGAACGTGGTGCCGTGGGCGGGTTCGCTCAAGGAGGAGGGCTGGACCAGCGAGGAGCTGAAGGTCCGCAACGAGTCCCGCAAGATCCTGGGCATCGACGACCTGAAGGTCTCGGCGACGTGCGTCCGCGTGCCGGTCGTGACCACCCACTCGCTGGCCGTGCACGCGACGTTCGAGCGCGAGGTGACGGTCGAGGCGGCCCACAAGATCTTCGCCGCCCAGCCGTCGATCGTGCTGGTCGACGACCCGACGACGAAGACCTTCCCCACGCCGGTCGACGTGGTCGGGCAGGACCCGACCTACGTGGGCCGCGTGCGCCAGGCGTTGGACTTCCCGAACACGCTGGACTTCTTCGTGTGCGGTGACAACCTGCGCAAGGGTGCGGCGCTGAACACGTACGAGATCGCCGAGGAGCTGGCGAACCGGCTCTGA
- a CDS encoding aspartate kinase, which yields MALVVQKYGGSSVGDAERIKRVAERIVATRKAGNDVVVAVSAMGDTTDELLDLARQVSPVPPAREMDMLLTSGERISMSLLAMAITSLGAEARSYTGSQAGVITTSVHGKARIIDVTPSRIQDALSEGAIAIVAGFQGVSQDSKEITTLGRGGTDTTAVALAAALKADVCEIYTDVDGVFTADPRIVPNAKRLETITYEEMLEMAASGAKVLMLRCVEYARRYNVPVHVRSSFSNKPGTIVSGSVEDLPVEQAMITGVAHDRSEAKITVTAVPDHPGVAARIFRVVAQAELDIDMVVQNVSQAVSGRTDVTFTLPKDDGPRAVAVLEKAREEIGFDQVLYDEHVGKVSLVGAGMRSHPGVTAQFCEALASAGVNIEIISTSEIRISVICRDTQLDDAVRALHDAFELGGDEEAVVYAGSGR from the coding sequence GTGGCTCTCGTCGTCCAGAAGTACGGCGGTTCCTCGGTCGGGGACGCCGAGCGGATCAAACGCGTGGCGGAACGGATCGTCGCCACCCGCAAAGCGGGCAACGACGTCGTCGTCGCGGTGTCCGCCATGGGCGACACGACGGACGAGCTGCTCGACCTCGCCCGCCAGGTGTCACCCGTGCCGCCCGCGCGCGAGATGGACATGCTGCTGACCTCCGGTGAGCGCATCTCCATGTCGCTGCTCGCGATGGCGATCACGTCGCTCGGCGCGGAGGCCCGCTCCTACACCGGCTCCCAGGCGGGTGTGATCACCACGTCCGTGCACGGCAAGGCGCGCATCATCGACGTGACGCCCAGCCGCATCCAGGACGCGCTGTCGGAGGGGGCCATCGCGATCGTCGCGGGCTTCCAGGGCGTGTCCCAGGACAGCAAGGAGATCACCACGCTCGGTCGCGGCGGCACGGACACGACCGCGGTGGCGCTGGCCGCCGCGCTCAAGGCCGACGTCTGCGAGATCTACACCGACGTCGACGGCGTGTTCACCGCCGACCCGCGCATCGTGCCCAACGCCAAGCGGCTCGAGACCATCACCTACGAGGAGATGCTCGAGATGGCCGCGTCCGGCGCCAAGGTGCTCATGCTGCGCTGCGTCGAGTACGCGCGTCGTTACAACGTCCCCGTGCACGTCCGCTCTTCGTTCAGCAACAAGCCCGGGACCATCGTGTCCGGGTCAGTGGAGGACCTTCCCGTGGAACAGGCGATGATCACCGGCGTCGCGCACGACCGGTCCGAGGCCAAGATCACCGTGACGGCGGTGCCGGACCACCCGGGCGTGGCGGCCCGGATCTTCCGCGTCGTCGCGCAGGCCGAACTCGACATCGACATGGTCGTGCAGAACGTCTCCCAGGCCGTGTCCGGCCGCACCGACGTGACGTTCACGCTGCCCAAGGACGACGGCCCGCGTGCGGTCGCCGTGCTGGAGAAGGCGCGCGAGGAGATCGGGTTCGACCAGGTGCTCTACGACGAGCACGTGGGCAAGGTGTCGCTGGTCGGCGCGGGGATGCGCTCGCACCCCGGCGTGACCGCCCAGTTCTGCGAGGCGCTCGCGTCGGCGGGCGTGAACATCGAGATCATCTCGACCTCGGAGATCCGCATCTCGGTCATCTGCCGGGACACGCAGCTCGACGACGCCGTGCGCGCGCTGCACGACGCGTTCGAGCTGGGCGGGGACGAAGAGGCGGTCGTGTACGCGGGGAGTGGACGATGA
- a CDS encoding nitroreductase family protein produces MHPLISGRTSPRTFADAPVDVESMRVLFEAARWAPSHGNSQPARFLLGYSGDAVHERLLAVLRPKNRAWASAAPVLFAGLVMTVNEKGPLPNAEYGLGLAVENLALQAVDLGLVTHQMGGFDADALVAAFGLPPEVRPVVVVAVGRPGAPEGRERVRLPLSGTVFGEWGTPAF; encoded by the coding sequence ATGCACCCGTTGATCTCGGGGCGGACGAGCCCGCGCACGTTCGCGGACGCGCCGGTCGACGTCGAGTCGATGCGGGTGCTGTTCGAGGCGGCGCGTTGGGCGCCCTCGCACGGGAACAGCCAGCCGGCGCGGTTCCTGCTCGGGTACTCGGGCGACGCCGTGCACGAGCGGCTGCTCGCCGTGTTGCGGCCGAAGAACCGGGCGTGGGCGTCCGCCGCGCCCGTGCTGTTCGCCGGGCTGGTGATGACGGTGAACGAGAAGGGGCCGCTGCCCAACGCCGAGTACGGGTTGGGGCTGGCCGTGGAGAACCTGGCGCTGCAGGCCGTGGACCTGGGGTTGGTCACGCACCAGATGGGTGGGTTCGACGCGGACGCGCTGGTCGCGGCGTTCGGGTTGCCGCCGGAGGTGCGGCCCGTGGTCGTGGTGGCGGTGGGCCGGCCGGGTGCGCCGGAGGGACGTGAGCGGGTGCGCCTGCCGTTGAGCGGGACCGTGTTCGGCGAGTGGGGCACGCCGGCGTTCTGA
- the leuA gene encoding 2-isopropylmalate synthase: protein MTTSPDAYSTGISRIRKPARPAPGDQPAWNRQLGTSMPVHRYRPFHELVETVDVPDRTWPTKRITQAPLWCAVDLRDGNQALIDPMSPARKRKMFDLLVRMGYKEIEVGFPAASQTDFDFVREIIEDGAIPDDVTIQVLTQCRAELISRTFESLRGASKAIVHFYNSTSILQRRVVFRSDRDGIKKIATDAARFALEEAKKYPETEFRYEYSPESYTGTELSYALEVCDAVSEIIAPTPDLPLIINLPATVEMATPNVYADSIEWMSRNLKRRESIILSLHPHNDRGTGVAAAELGYLAGADRIEGCLFGNGERTGNVCLVTLGMNMFGQGIDPQIDFSDIDEIRRTVEYCNQLPVHERHPYGGDLVFTAFSGSHQDAIKKGLEALEHDAKEAGRHVDAHPWEVPYLPIDPKDVGRNYEAVIRVNSQSGKGGVAYLMKTEHHLDLPRRLQVEFSRVIQEVTDTQGGEIGPKDMWDSFAGEYLDGVVPLKLVRQKVTSDGTGHERIKALVIVDGDEQEIVGTGNGPIAAFVDALATVGYDVRVLDYSEHALSAGDDASAAAYLECAVGDRVLWGVGIDQSTTSAALRAVVSALNRAHR from the coding sequence ATGACCACCAGCCCCGACGCGTACAGCACCGGGATCAGCCGCATCCGCAAGCCCGCCCGTCCCGCGCCCGGCGACCAGCCCGCGTGGAACCGGCAGCTCGGCACGTCCATGCCGGTGCACCGGTACCGCCCGTTCCACGAGCTGGTCGAGACCGTCGACGTACCCGACCGCACGTGGCCGACCAAGCGGATCACGCAGGCACCGCTGTGGTGCGCGGTCGACCTGCGCGACGGCAACCAGGCGCTGATCGACCCCATGTCGCCCGCCCGCAAGCGCAAGATGTTCGACCTGCTGGTGCGCATGGGCTACAAGGAGATCGAGGTCGGCTTCCCGGCCGCGTCGCAGACGGACTTCGACTTCGTCCGCGAGATCATCGAGGACGGCGCGATCCCCGACGACGTGACGATCCAGGTGCTGACCCAGTGCCGCGCCGAGCTGATCTCCCGCACGTTCGAGTCGTTGCGCGGCGCGTCCAAGGCGATCGTCCACTTCTACAACTCGACGTCGATCCTCCAGCGCCGCGTCGTGTTCCGGTCCGACCGCGACGGCATCAAGAAGATCGCCACGGACGCGGCGCGGTTCGCGCTGGAAGAGGCGAAGAAGTACCCGGAGACCGAGTTCCGGTACGAGTACTCCCCCGAGTCCTACACCGGCACCGAGCTGTCGTACGCGCTGGAGGTGTGCGACGCGGTGTCCGAGATCATCGCGCCGACGCCCGACCTGCCGCTGATCATCAACCTGCCGGCGACCGTCGAGATGGCCACGCCCAACGTGTACGCCGACTCGATCGAGTGGATGTCGCGCAACCTGAAGCGGCGTGAGTCGATCATCCTGTCGCTGCACCCGCACAACGACCGGGGCACCGGCGTCGCGGCGGCCGAGCTGGGCTACCTGGCCGGCGCCGACCGGATCGAGGGCTGCCTGTTCGGCAACGGCGAGCGCACCGGCAACGTCTGCCTGGTCACGCTGGGCATGAACATGTTCGGCCAGGGCATCGACCCGCAGATCGACTTCTCCGACATCGACGAGATCCGGCGCACGGTCGAGTACTGCAACCAGCTGCCCGTGCACGAACGCCACCCGTACGGCGGCGACCTGGTCTTCACCGCGTTCTCCGGCTCGCACCAGGACGCGATCAAGAAGGGCCTGGAGGCGTTGGAGCACGACGCCAAGGAGGCCGGGCGGCACGTGGACGCGCACCCGTGGGAGGTGCCGTACCTGCCGATCGACCCCAAGGACGTCGGCCGCAACTACGAGGCCGTCATCCGGGTCAACTCGCAGTCCGGCAAGGGCGGCGTGGCGTACCTGATGAAGACCGAGCACCATCTGGACCTGCCGCGCCGGTTGCAGGTGGAGTTCTCGCGGGTGATCCAGGAGGTCACCGACACGCAGGGCGGCGAGATCGGCCCGAAGGACATGTGGGACTCGTTCGCCGGCGAGTACCTGGACGGGGTCGTGCCGCTGAAGCTGGTGCGGCAGAAGGTCACTTCCGACGGCACCGGGCACGAGCGGATCAAGGCGCTGGTGATCGTGGACGGCGACGAGCAGGAGATCGTCGGCACGGGCAACGGTCCGATCGCGGCGTTCGTCGACGCGTTGGCCACGGTCGGGTACGACGTGCGGGTGCTGGACTACTCCGAGCACGCGCTGTCGGCCGGTGACGACGCGAGCGCCGCCGCGTACCTGGAATGCGCCGTGGGCGACCGCGTGCTGTGGGGCGTGGGAATCGACCAGTCGACGACGTCGGCGGCGTTGCGCGCCGTGGTCTCGGCGTTGAACCGGGCGCACCGGTAG